One part of the Musa acuminata AAA Group cultivar baxijiao chromosome BXJ1-5, Cavendish_Baxijiao_AAA, whole genome shotgun sequence genome encodes these proteins:
- the LOC135673201 gene encoding protein IQ-domain 26-like has product MGRATWWLRSLWGGSKENKETKGSPGCGGEERTEKKRWSFRRSRDSGDVASGQNASMAAWLRSYEQSGEEQSKHAIAVAAATAAAADAAVAAARAAVAMVRLTSRGSATTSFGSARLAAVKIQTVFRGYLARKALRALKGLVKLQALVRGYLVRKQAAASLHSVQALARSQATVRAPRSRDLLPDDRCFPPAEFRRRRSSERINDTRGEQLRLSTSLDTATLSRSPKIVEIDTCHPKLRSFCRAATSCATDPTDDLPLHASSSPIACQIPARISVPSRRNFQENNDWCVNGEQCRLSATAHSTPRYMTAPGFDEAATPAKSVRGGEGGLRQYANVSDSPKYMASTQSSKAKLRHLSALKHLPDPRTRKRQPLGEVNVEVKANLGGVGMQKSCPQAQEAFSFKRAVVERLDRSSEPRKETEKEIYLQRLW; this is encoded by the exons ATGGGTCGGGCGACGTGGTGGCTGCGGAGCCTCTGGGGAGGCAGTAAGGAGAACAAGGAGACGAAGGGCAGCCCCGGCTGCGGCGGCGAGGAGAGGACAGAGAAGAAAAGATGGAGCTTTAGGAGGTCGCGGGACTCCGGCGATGTTGCGTCGGGCCAGAATGCTTCGATGGCGGCATGGTTGAGGTCCTATGAGCAGAGCGGGGAGGAGCAGAGCAAGCACGCCATCGCCGTGGCGGCCGCGACCGCTGCTGCGGCCGATGCAGCGGTTGCAGCGGCGCGGGCTGCGGTGGCCATGGTGCGTCTCACCAGCCGGGGGAGCGCCACCACCTCGTTCGGCTCCGCTCGGTTGGCGGCGGTCAAGATCCAAACAGTATTCAGGGGATACCTG GCAAGGAAAGCACTGCGAGCTCTCAAGGGGTTAGTCAAATTGCAAGCCTTGGTTAGAGGCTATCTTGTTCGTAAGCAAGCCGCTGCATCTCTTCACAGCGTTCAAGCTCTCGCCAGATCTCAGGCCACTGTTCGAGCGCCAAGATCTCGAGATCTTCTCCCAGATGACAGATGCTTTCCACCGGCTGAATTCCGCCGTCGAAGATCCTCG GAAAGGATCAATGATACCCGAGGCGAGCAGTTGAGGCTCTCGACCAGCCTTGACACTGCCACCCTCAGCAGAAGCCCAAAGATCGTCGAGATCGATACATGCCATCCAAAGTTGAGATCTTTCTGTCGAGCTGCTACTTCCTGTGCTACCGATCCGACGGATGACTTGCCTCTGCACGCATCCTCCTCTCCAATCGCATGCCAAATTCCAGCACGAATCTCTGTCCCCAGCCGCCGGAACTTCCAAGAGAATAACGACTGGTGCGTCAACGGCGAGCAATGCCGGCTCTCAGCCACCGCGCACAGCACACCCAGATACATGACCGCACCCGGTTTCGACGAGGCTGCCACTCCGGCGAAGAGCGTGCGCGGTGGCGAGGGAGGTCTTCGGCAGTATGCGAACGTATCAGACTCTCCCAAGTACATGGCAAGCACGCAGTCATCCAAGGCAAAGCTGAGGCACCTCAGTGCACTGAAGCACCTGCCAGATCCAAGGACGAGAAAGAGACAGCCTCTGGGCGAGGTAAACGTGGAGGTCAAGGCTAATTTGGGTGGAGTTGGAATGCAGAAATCCTGCCCTCAAGCCCAAGAGGCATTTAGCTTTAAGAGAGCAGTGGTCGAAAGGCTCGACAGGTCCTCGGAGCCACGGAAGGAAACAGAGAAGGAAATCTACTTGCAGAGACTGTGGTGA
- the LOC135674917 gene encoding transcription repressor MYB5-like, protein MRSPSQSSDAMEVERRRGGPTRTATPCCSKVGMKRGPWTAEEDEVLARFVRREGEGRWRTLPKRAGLLRCGKSCRLRWMNYLRPSVKRGPITPDEEDLILRLHRLLGNRWSLIAGRIPGRTDNEIKNYWNTHLSRKLIKQGIDPRTHKPFAFPTDPAPAAPSAPHHPTENPNTIPSVPQEPGNGVLDGFNLHYNDSVGWQASEAFASEGNRALHGSREERRRGADDVLSDLLDSFVNDDIFMQQQHINNNYGSNIADNTTITTTDNKKNSEMIDPAGTSSVPYFALEGLWEDAFTYFG, encoded by the exons ATGAGGAGCCCCTCGCAGTCATCGGATGCCATGGAGGTGGAGCGGCGGCGGGGAGGGCCGACGAGGACGGCGACGCCGTGCTGCAGCAAGGTGGGGATGAAGCGAGGCCCGTGGACGGCGGAGGAGGACGAGGTGCTGGCGAGGTTCGTGCGGAGGGAGGGGGAGGGTCGGTGGCGGACGCTGCCGAAGCGCGCCGGGCTGCTCCGCTGCGGCAAGAGCTGCCGCCTCCGCTGGATGAACTACCTCCGCCCCTCCGTCAAGCGCGGCCCCATCACCCCCGACGAGGAGGATCTCATCCTCCGTCTCCACCGCCTCCTCGGCAACAG GTGGTCGCTGATAGCTGGGAGGATACCGGGCCGCacagacaacgagatcaagaactactggaacacccacCTCAGCAGAAAGCTCATCAAGCAAGGAATAGATCCACGCACCCACAAGCCCTTCGCCTTCCCCACCGATCCAGCTCCTGCTGCGCCATCAGCACCACACCATCCTACCGAAAACCCTAATACCATACCTTCTGTTCCTCAAGAACCGGGTAACGGCGTTCTTGATGGGTTCAATCTGCACTACAACGACAGTGTCGGATGGCAGGCCAGCGAGGCCTTCGCGTCGGAaggaaaccgagcacttcacggcagcagggaggagaggagaagaggagcGGATGACGTCCTCTCGGACCTCTTAGATTCTTTCGTCAACGACGACATCTTCATGCAGCaacagcatatcaataacaactaTGGCAGCAACATTGCTGATAACACTACCATCACCACCACCGACAACAAAAAGAACAGTGAGATGATAGATCCTGCAGGTACATCGTCGGTTCCATATTTTGCGCTTGAAGGTCTGTGGGAAGATGCCTTCACTTACTTTGGCTGA
- the LOC135673205 gene encoding uncharacterized protein LOC135673205 isoform X1, which yields MSHDVLDMATTIFSHLQNLWPFSGSKTDDLKISAQLVRKLSVPDKTKQFVFALREPDSDAVVYILAAQNLSLQSALDAEYLIKEVQPKVVVAQISPSVLADIRSEEKCLRNDQVNHVPTSSFGVLKRCLMEKINKDHYESFAGCHVLREIFGVGFYGHFLVAKRAAEDVHSHFMLLESPYEKGCTATSVENDKDGGQSFALHIQTSGLLPGKVTSAIYSSSKRICLDTALQSQAIRSLIPSLDLIISKEILSDDNSEVESGKDRSNCSFKVPPFAQSFYPLLADLHHIFIDLPYIAKAMVSVQKILADINDGQPVNTQTLSNVYIFRIAIEGVRIALNNAARLPMDRGGKSNSTKLEYSELPSEEKSHVLFVQALRSQARKFGSVVAIVDAGCLAGLRRHWNTSVPLKIADLTDQCFTEYYAHDLDANDEKEEDMRKTGLLADKPVVAFGAGATAALGASSLSKAIPASTFIKLATYKIPATLKFGLANLQRAATIGLGNILGSSNPLTHGLASAGAKTLPWKFTVSAEKIRAVTHTMIASAERTSLLAMRTSFYEIMRRRGVRPLRFMPLATFSCSMVACTGLLAYGDRIECVAESLPNVPMIASLGRGLESLRQASKEVRMTDGSKIQKVLQTLVYNLKKMRTQ from the coding sequence ATGTCCCATGATGTTCTGGATATGGCAACAACAATATTCTCTCATTTGCAAAATCTCTGGCCATTTTCAGGATCAAAGACTGATGACCTGAAAATTTCAGCTCAACTAGTTCGCAAGCTCTCAGTCCCAGATAAGACAAAGCAGTTTGTTTTTGCTCTTCGTGAACCTGATTCTGATGCCGTAGTGTATATACTAGCTGCTCAAAACTTATCACTACAATCTGCCTTAGATGCAGAATACCTCATCAAAGAAGTTCAGCCCAAAGTTGTAGTAGCTCAGATTTCCCCATCAGTGTTGGCTGATATTCGATCAGAAGAGAAGTGCTTAAGAAATGATCAAGTAAACCATGTACCAACTTCATCATTTGGGGTGCTTAAAAGATGTCTTATGGAAAAGATCAACAAAGATCACTATGAAAGTTTTGCGGGGTGTCATGTCTTGCGTGAGATTTTTGGGGTTGGATTTTATGGCCATTTCTTGGTAGCAAAGAGAGCTGCAGAAGATGTACATTCGCATTTTATGTTACTGGAATCACCATATGAGAAAGGATGTACTGCAACTTCTGTAGAAAATGACAAAGATGGAGGTCAGAGCTTTGCATTGCACATACAAACGAGTGGTTTGCTTCCTGGAAAAGTTACTTCCGCCATTTACTCAAGTTCTAAAAGAATTTGTCTTGATACTGCACTTCAGTCACAAGCAATTAGGTCACTGATTCCATCCCTTGATCTAATAATCTCGAAAGAAATTCTGTCCGACGACAATTCAGAAGTGGAATCTGGAAAAGATCGGTCAAATTGTAGTTTCAAGGTGCCCCCATTTGCACAGTCTTTTTACCCGTTACTTGCAGATCTACATCACATATTCATAGACCTTCCATATATTGCAAAAGCTATGGTTTCTGTACAGAAAATACTTGCTGATATCAATGATGGACAGCCGGTTAACACTCAAACCTTATCTAATGTCTATATCTTCAGAATTGCGATTGAAGGTGTAAGGATAGCTTTAAACAATGCTGCACGTTTACCTATGGATAGAGGAGGGAAAAGCAACTCAACAAAGTTGGAGTATTCTGAGCTCCCTTCTGAAGAAAAATCACATGTTCTTTTTGTGCAAGCTCTCAGGAGCCAAGCTAGGAAGTTTGGATCTGTGGTGGCTATAGTTGATGCAGGATGCTTGGCTGGTCTCAGGAGGCACTGGAATACATCTGTTCCTCTCAAGATTGCAGATTTAACTGATCAATGTTTCACGGAATATTATGCTCATGATCTTGATGCTAATGATGAAAAGGAGGAGGATATGAGAAAAACAGGGCTTCTGGCAGACAAGCCTGTCGTGGCATTTGGTGCCGGAGCTACAGCAGCCCTTGGTGCATCATCACTATCAAAAGCCATTCCCGCGTCAACATTCATTAAGCTTGCAACATATAAGATTCCTGCGACCTTGAAATTTGGCTTAGCAAATCTGCAAAGGGCAGCTACTATCGGACTTGGGAACATTCTTGGGTCATCAAATCCCCTCACACATGGGCTTGCAAGTGCTGGAGCCAAGACCTTGCCCTGGAAGTTCACAGTGTCAGCAGAGAAGATTCGTGCCGTGACACACACTATGATAGCATCAGCTGAGAGGACAAGCTTGTTGGCCATGAGGACATCATTTTATGAGATTATGAGGAGAAGGGGTGTCCGACCACTTAGATTTATGCCATTAGCTACTTTTAGTTGTAGCATGGTTGCTTGCACTGGACTTCTGGCTTATGGAGATCGTATTGAATGTGTTGCTGAATCATTGCCTAATGTTCCCATGATTGCTTCTTTGGGTCGTGGGCTAGAGAGCTTACGCCAGGCATCTAAGGAAGTGAGAATGACCGATGGTTCCAAGATACAGAAAGTTTTACAGACCCTCGTGTACAACTTGAAGAAAATGAGAACACAATGA
- the LOC135673205 gene encoding uncharacterized protein LOC135673205 isoform X2 — protein sequence MEKINKDHYESFAGCHVLREIFGVGFYGHFLVAKRAAEDVHSHFMLLESPYEKGCTATSVENDKDGGQSFALHIQTSGLLPGKVTSAIYSSSKRICLDTALQSQAIRSLIPSLDLIISKEILSDDNSEVESGKDRSNCSFKVPPFAQSFYPLLADLHHIFIDLPYIAKAMVSVQKILADINDGQPVNTQTLSNVYIFRIAIEGVRIALNNAARLPMDRGGKSNSTKLEYSELPSEEKSHVLFVQALRSQARKFGSVVAIVDAGCLAGLRRHWNTSVPLKIADLTDQCFTEYYAHDLDANDEKEEDMRKTGLLADKPVVAFGAGATAALGASSLSKAIPASTFIKLATYKIPATLKFGLANLQRAATIGLGNILGSSNPLTHGLASAGAKTLPWKFTVSAEKIRAVTHTMIASAERTSLLAMRTSFYEIMRRRGVRPLRFMPLATFSCSMVACTGLLAYGDRIECVAESLPNVPMIASLGRGLESLRQASKEVRMTDGSKIQKVLQTLVYNLKKMRTQ from the coding sequence ATGGAAAAGATCAACAAAGATCACTATGAAAGTTTTGCGGGGTGTCATGTCTTGCGTGAGATTTTTGGGGTTGGATTTTATGGCCATTTCTTGGTAGCAAAGAGAGCTGCAGAAGATGTACATTCGCATTTTATGTTACTGGAATCACCATATGAGAAAGGATGTACTGCAACTTCTGTAGAAAATGACAAAGATGGAGGTCAGAGCTTTGCATTGCACATACAAACGAGTGGTTTGCTTCCTGGAAAAGTTACTTCCGCCATTTACTCAAGTTCTAAAAGAATTTGTCTTGATACTGCACTTCAGTCACAAGCAATTAGGTCACTGATTCCATCCCTTGATCTAATAATCTCGAAAGAAATTCTGTCCGACGACAATTCAGAAGTGGAATCTGGAAAAGATCGGTCAAATTGTAGTTTCAAGGTGCCCCCATTTGCACAGTCTTTTTACCCGTTACTTGCAGATCTACATCACATATTCATAGACCTTCCATATATTGCAAAAGCTATGGTTTCTGTACAGAAAATACTTGCTGATATCAATGATGGACAGCCGGTTAACACTCAAACCTTATCTAATGTCTATATCTTCAGAATTGCGATTGAAGGTGTAAGGATAGCTTTAAACAATGCTGCACGTTTACCTATGGATAGAGGAGGGAAAAGCAACTCAACAAAGTTGGAGTATTCTGAGCTCCCTTCTGAAGAAAAATCACATGTTCTTTTTGTGCAAGCTCTCAGGAGCCAAGCTAGGAAGTTTGGATCTGTGGTGGCTATAGTTGATGCAGGATGCTTGGCTGGTCTCAGGAGGCACTGGAATACATCTGTTCCTCTCAAGATTGCAGATTTAACTGATCAATGTTTCACGGAATATTATGCTCATGATCTTGATGCTAATGATGAAAAGGAGGAGGATATGAGAAAAACAGGGCTTCTGGCAGACAAGCCTGTCGTGGCATTTGGTGCCGGAGCTACAGCAGCCCTTGGTGCATCATCACTATCAAAAGCCATTCCCGCGTCAACATTCATTAAGCTTGCAACATATAAGATTCCTGCGACCTTGAAATTTGGCTTAGCAAATCTGCAAAGGGCAGCTACTATCGGACTTGGGAACATTCTTGGGTCATCAAATCCCCTCACACATGGGCTTGCAAGTGCTGGAGCCAAGACCTTGCCCTGGAAGTTCACAGTGTCAGCAGAGAAGATTCGTGCCGTGACACACACTATGATAGCATCAGCTGAGAGGACAAGCTTGTTGGCCATGAGGACATCATTTTATGAGATTATGAGGAGAAGGGGTGTCCGACCACTTAGATTTATGCCATTAGCTACTTTTAGTTGTAGCATGGTTGCTTGCACTGGACTTCTGGCTTATGGAGATCGTATTGAATGTGTTGCTGAATCATTGCCTAATGTTCCCATGATTGCTTCTTTGGGTCGTGGGCTAGAGAGCTTACGCCAGGCATCTAAGGAAGTGAGAATGACCGATGGTTCCAAGATACAGAAAGTTTTACAGACCCTCGTGTACAACTTGAAGAAAATGAGAACACAATGA